The following are encoded in a window of Primulina eburnea isolate SZY01 chromosome 4, ASM2296580v1, whole genome shotgun sequence genomic DNA:
- the LOC140831111 gene encoding uncharacterized protein, which yields MAEPRVSHRTRSKAAPDWSAEESLILINEINAIESEWGAALPSYQKWKQIVDNCNSLDVNRNLNQCRRKWDELFSDYRRVKNGSGGNGSLHGELFDAIDQCVSAKGKRSGGDEVVDEGIDGLEAAKLVEDEEEEEQAVMDTDPDSDPEAQGRVTKFFETGSKKQNRRTKRKKRRIEKLNPWGYFTSPKVKLEESSNINAKFEDTNSNVGSLPESTIETKEQIMCTILRENAFQINALLECNIDDDADYKLANPKIAEAVQTDLTRQQGDKLIVYLEKISRTLKDFSDLVEQFK from the exons ATGGCGGAACCGAGAGTATCCCACCGGACGCGATCAAAAGCCGCCCCAGATTGGTCGGCGGAAGAGTCCTTAATTCTCATTAACGAAATCAACGCCATCGAATCGGAGTGGGGCGCCGCGCTGCCTTCCTACCAGAAATGGAAGCAGATTGTCGACAACTGCAATTCCCTTGATGTCAACCGGAACTTGAATCAGTGCCGTCGTAAGTGGGACGAGCTCTTCAGTGATTACAGGAGGGTGAAAAACGGTTCTGGGGGAAATGGGTCTCTTCATGGTGAGCTATTCGATGCCATTGATCAGTGTGTTAGTGCCAAGGGGAAAAGGAGTGGTGGTGACGAGGTGGTGGATGAGGGGATTGATGGCCTTGAGGCGGCGAAGCTGGTGGAGgatgaggaggaggaggagcaGGCGGTTATGGATACCGACCCGGATTCAGACCCGGAGGCTCAGGGCCGAGTGACTAAATTCTTCGAAACtg GTTCCAAGAAACAAAACCGTAGGACGAAGCGCAAAAAACGAAGAATTGAAAAGTTGAACCCATGGGGATACTTCACAAGCCCAAAGGTAAAGCTTGAAGAGTCGAGCAACATAAATGCGAAGTTTGAAGACACAAACAGCAACGTTGGAAGTTTGCCTGAGAGCACTATTGAAACGAAGGAGCAAATTATGTGTACTATCCTTCGAGAAAATGCATTCCAGATAAATGCATTACTTGAATGCAACATTGATGATGATGCAGATTACAAATTGGCTAATCCGAAAATTGCTGAGGCCGTACAAACAGATTTAACGAGACAACAGGGCGATAAGCTTATCGTTTATCTCGAAAAGATTTCGAGAACCCTGAAGGATTTTTCTGATCTGGTTGAACAATTCAAATGA